A part of Tessaracoccus timonensis genomic DNA contains:
- a CDS encoding Rne/Rng family ribonuclease has protein sequence MTDQVVPESNEPSESARPRRRRAASRPAGAPVKVEVSAAEAQTSAAQVDAEAAQPAAEPAEEAPKRPARRRATRKAAPAAADEAVVVTGDAPKQAEAPTQESASADEPAAEEQKPTRRRRSTKRQEEAPAESSENSGESEQKPKSTSRRKKATPQEDSAVEAPAADASSAEAPVEEAPAEEKPTRSRRRRSPKSEAPAEDAPTPSTEPAQDESAEDSGEEDDVSAKLAEAEKLAQARREVVANPFMSSEDREKQLAELAGAIAGGDDGEDDQSDDEDAADKAQESDSSDENDESESQDNDSGDDNQVEDKPSRRRRRRGGRRRRRGNNNRDNDDNDDDSDDSSDDDSDDNAEKSSDQSDDGSDADKNDDKSKDDEDNGDNGDNGTSRRRRRRRRRGGSGSSDSSDDEVTGIEGSTRMEAKRQRRKESRAAGRRRAPILSEAEFLARRESVNRKLVVRQSEEYTQLAVLEDDILVEHYVDRPSASSLIGNIYLGKIQNVLPSMEAAFIDIGRGRNAVLYAGEVDWDSFGVTGEDRKVENVLKSGQTIVVQVTKDPVGQKGARLTHHISLPGRYIVYSPGGHLSGISRKLPDTERSRLRSVLGNHISDEESVIVRTAAEGVGEEDLVRDISRLKAQWEVIEKRSKQGGAPHALYTEPDLTLRIIRDLFTEDFEQIQVQGNGGPEDAFDAISAYVGHVAPNLLDRVQHYEPGEDGKDVFAVHRIDEQIAKALDRKVFLPSGGSLVIDRTEAMTVIDVNTGRFTGSGGNLEATVTSNNLEAAEEIVRQLRLRDLGGIIVVDFIDMVLPSNRELLLRRLVECLSRDRTRHQVAEVTSLGLVQMTRKRIGTGLAEAFTEECEHCHGQGYLKFEEPTDSQAPADGGDRPQRRRRKR, from the coding sequence ATGACCGACCAGGTCGTACCCGAATCTAACGAGCCATCTGAATCCGCGCGTCCGCGTCGCCGACGTGCGGCATCGCGCCCGGCAGGCGCCCCGGTGAAGGTGGAAGTGAGCGCTGCAGAAGCGCAGACGAGCGCCGCGCAGGTCGACGCCGAGGCGGCGCAGCCCGCCGCGGAGCCCGCGGAGGAGGCGCCTAAGCGTCCTGCCAGGCGCCGCGCCACCCGCAAGGCGGCACCCGCCGCTGCAGACGAGGCCGTCGTCGTCACCGGCGACGCGCCGAAGCAGGCTGAGGCACCGACGCAGGAGTCGGCGTCTGCGGATGAACCCGCAGCCGAAGAGCAGAAGCCGACGCGTCGCCGCCGCTCGACGAAACGCCAGGAGGAAGCTCCCGCGGAATCGAGCGAGAATTCGGGCGAGTCGGAGCAGAAGCCCAAGTCGACGTCAAGGCGCAAGAAGGCGACGCCCCAAGAAGACAGCGCGGTAGAGGCACCGGCGGCGGATGCGTCGTCGGCAGAAGCTCCGGTGGAGGAGGCCCCGGCGGAGGAGAAGCCCACCAGGAGCCGCCGTCGACGCTCGCCCAAGAGCGAAGCCCCAGCGGAGGACGCGCCGACGCCGTCCACCGAGCCCGCCCAGGACGAGTCTGCAGAAGACAGCGGCGAAGAAGACGACGTGTCTGCCAAGCTGGCCGAAGCGGAGAAGCTGGCGCAGGCTCGTCGCGAGGTGGTCGCCAACCCGTTCATGAGCAGCGAGGATCGCGAGAAGCAGCTCGCCGAGCTTGCCGGAGCTATCGCCGGCGGTGACGATGGCGAGGACGACCAGTCCGACGACGAGGATGCCGCCGACAAGGCGCAAGAGTCCGATTCCAGCGACGAGAACGACGAGTCCGAGTCACAAGACAACGACTCGGGCGACGACAACCAGGTGGAGGACAAGCCGTCGAGACGTCGTCGTCGACGCGGTGGCCGGCGCCGGCGTCGCGGTAACAACAACCGCGACAACGACGACAACGATGACGATTCCGACGACAGCAGCGACGACGACTCCGACGACAACGCCGAGAAGTCGAGCGACCAGTCCGACGATGGCTCTGACGCCGACAAGAACGACGACAAGAGCAAGGACGACGAGGACAACGGCGACAACGGTGACAACGGCACCTCTCGCCGTCGCCGTCGACGTCGCCGCCGGGGTGGGAGCGGCAGCTCCGATTCGAGCGACGACGAGGTCACTGGCATCGAAGGCTCCACGCGGATGGAGGCCAAGCGGCAGCGTCGCAAGGAATCGCGTGCGGCGGGCCGACGTCGTGCTCCCATCCTGAGCGAAGCCGAGTTCCTTGCGCGCCGCGAATCCGTGAACCGCAAGCTCGTGGTGCGACAGAGCGAGGAGTACACGCAGCTCGCCGTACTCGAAGACGACATTTTGGTGGAGCACTACGTCGACCGCCCGTCGGCGTCGTCGCTCATCGGCAACATCTACCTCGGCAAGATCCAGAACGTGCTGCCGAGCATGGAAGCCGCCTTCATCGACATCGGCCGCGGACGCAATGCCGTGCTGTACGCGGGCGAGGTCGACTGGGATTCCTTCGGCGTGACCGGTGAAGACCGCAAGGTCGAGAACGTCCTCAAGTCCGGGCAGACCATCGTCGTGCAGGTCACGAAAGACCCGGTGGGGCAGAAGGGCGCCAGGCTCACGCATCACATCTCGCTGCCTGGCCGCTACATCGTCTACTCGCCGGGCGGTCATCTCTCCGGCATCTCCCGCAAGCTGCCCGACACCGAGCGTTCACGCCTGCGCAGCGTGCTTGGCAACCACATCTCCGACGAGGAGTCGGTGATCGTCCGTACCGCGGCGGAGGGCGTCGGCGAAGAAGATCTGGTGCGCGACATCAGCCGGCTGAAGGCCCAGTGGGAAGTGATCGAGAAGCGCTCGAAGCAAGGGGGAGCACCCCACGCGCTCTACACCGAGCCCGATCTCACGCTGCGCATCATCCGCGACCTCTTCACCGAGGATTTCGAGCAGATTCAGGTGCAAGGCAACGGCGGCCCCGAGGACGCCTTCGACGCCATCTCGGCCTACGTCGGGCACGTCGCGCCGAACTTGCTGGATCGCGTGCAGCACTACGAGCCGGGCGAGGACGGCAAGGACGTCTTCGCGGTGCACCGCATCGACGAACAGATCGCCAAGGCGCTCGACCGCAAGGTGTTCCTCCCGTCGGGCGGATCACTCGTGATTGATCGCACCGAGGCCATGACCGTGATCGACGTCAACACCGGACGCTTCACCGGGTCGGGCGGCAACCTCGAGGCCACGGTGACATCGAACAACCTCGAGGCTGCGGAGGAGATCGTCCGCCAGCTGCGCCTGCGTGACCTGGGCGGCATCATCGTCGTCGACTTCATCGACATGGTGCTCCCCAGCAACCGCGAGCTGCTGCTGCGCCGCCTCGTCGAATGCCTCAGCCGCGACCGTACCCGCCACCAGGTAGCGGAGGTCACGAGCCTCGGCCTCGTGCAGATGACGCGCAAGCGCATCGGCACCGGCCTAGCCGAAGCGTTCACTGAGGAGTGCGAGCACTGCCACGGCCAGGGATACCTCAAATTCGAGGAACCCACGGACTCCCAGGCCCCGGCAGACGGCGGCGACCGCCCCCAGCGTCGACGCCGCAAGCGCTAG
- the rpmB gene encoding 50S ribosomal protein L28: MAAVCDICAKGPGFGHNVPWSKKKTKRRWNPNIQPVSASVSGRAKKINACTACIKSGKILAK; this comes from the coding sequence ATGGCTGCCGTGTGTGACATCTGCGCCAAGGGTCCCGGCTTTGGCCATAACGTCCCTTGGTCCAAGAAGAAGACCAAGCGCCGCTGGAACCCCAACATCCAGCCGGTGAGCGCGTCCGTCAGCGGGCGTGCCAAGAAGATCAACGCCTGCACAGCGTGCATCAAGTCGGGCAAGATCCTGGCGAAGTGA